Proteins from a single region of Geothrix sp. PMB-07:
- a CDS encoding ATP-binding protein — translation MVPLRRLLQRELLVLIALLAGLSTLLAWVGMGRSMDQQIQARSRESLARLSSDLKGDLALVERVGGTVDRWWREGRISFKDLPGAEAQIAPMLEEFPLVANLVFVSADGWGVSMSRLSDGLATYHLDARQPQGLKRYLRKAGQRLPFAVWERTPYKVYQRPWWKLATESTSAQWVGAYRFANLPTHGLSYMVPLRGASGELQGAICVDIFLETLSQRAWEAQPTPHAQVLVSDDRGVALILPRTLPKQAISVEGLPFLRPLGPDFLPLFHRLQKDWLRARDKRQPFRLGFGGEGYTCIAEPLVVAAGVDWRLSLAIPDQDVQGPARRLSLLLLLAGVIIMGLATWRVVLLSRRFSAPLEALVAVAQSMGEGETPGPVETRIQEIQALGQAIERAGAAVQQEVSLQRQLLRSQRVQVVGTLSGGIAHDVNNQLAAIVGQLDLARQALPEGDPARHRMDLAEETAHRCSAMVRSLLKFTHQTRHEFLPVDLNGLVRSTATLLGHLLGGRIQLELALEQDLEPIQGDPVGLEQVIMNLAINARDAMPGGGVLTISTGRGVEGSVCLSVTDTGLGIPAEVLPRVFEPFFSTKAAEQGHGLGLAMVSGIIRAHAGRIEVQSQPGKGTEFRVFLPEGHVHEANQPAAEVALQQPPSLQGLRILVVEDEIHLRELLMEMLTLRGAEATPAQDGVQGWERFLQGTFDLVICDQQMPRRTGLELLAQLREGNSELPVILISGHGLEGIEEGQARDARLRILAKPYGLNQLLGLIGQLLGNRGGHPGVPPG, via the coding sequence ATGGTTCCGCTCCGGCGGCTCCTTCAGCGCGAGTTGCTGGTCTTGATCGCCTTGCTCGCAGGCCTGTCGACCCTGCTCGCCTGGGTGGGCATGGGCCGGAGCATGGATCAGCAGATCCAGGCCCGCTCCCGCGAAAGCCTGGCCCGTCTTTCGAGCGATCTGAAGGGCGACCTGGCGCTGGTGGAGCGGGTGGGCGGCACCGTGGATCGCTGGTGGCGGGAGGGCCGGATCTCCTTCAAGGATCTGCCCGGAGCTGAAGCGCAGATCGCCCCGATGCTGGAGGAATTCCCCCTGGTGGCGAACCTGGTGTTCGTTTCGGCGGATGGCTGGGGCGTGTCCATGAGCCGTTTGTCTGATGGGTTGGCCACGTACCATCTGGATGCGCGGCAGCCCCAGGGGCTGAAACGCTACCTTCGCAAGGCGGGCCAGCGCCTGCCCTTCGCGGTGTGGGAACGCACGCCCTACAAGGTGTACCAGCGCCCCTGGTGGAAGCTCGCCACGGAATCGACCTCAGCGCAGTGGGTGGGGGCCTACCGGTTCGCGAATCTGCCCACCCATGGCCTCTCCTACATGGTGCCCCTGCGAGGCGCCAGCGGCGAACTGCAGGGCGCCATCTGCGTGGACATCTTCCTGGAGACCCTCAGCCAGCGCGCCTGGGAGGCCCAGCCCACGCCCCACGCGCAGGTGCTGGTGAGCGATGACCGGGGCGTGGCCCTGATCCTGCCGAGAACCTTGCCGAAGCAGGCGATCTCGGTTGAGGGCCTGCCCTTCCTGCGGCCCCTGGGGCCGGACTTCCTGCCCCTCTTCCATCGGCTTCAGAAGGATTGGTTACGGGCCAGGGACAAGCGGCAGCCCTTCCGGCTCGGCTTCGGCGGTGAGGGCTACACCTGCATCGCCGAGCCGTTGGTGGTGGCAGCCGGGGTGGATTGGCGGCTCAGCCTGGCCATCCCCGATCAGGATGTGCAGGGGCCTGCCCGACGTCTTTCACTGCTTCTTCTGCTGGCCGGGGTGATCATCATGGGACTGGCCACCTGGCGGGTGGTGCTGCTGTCCCGCCGCTTCAGCGCACCCCTCGAAGCCTTGGTGGCCGTGGCCCAGTCCATGGGCGAAGGGGAGACTCCAGGTCCCGTGGAGACCCGCATCCAGGAGATCCAGGCCCTCGGCCAAGCCATCGAGCGGGCCGGAGCCGCCGTCCAGCAGGAGGTGTCGCTCCAGCGCCAGCTGCTGCGAAGCCAGCGGGTGCAGGTGGTGGGCACCCTCTCGGGCGGCATCGCCCACGATGTGAACAACCAGCTGGCGGCCATTGTGGGCCAACTGGATCTGGCCCGCCAAGCTCTGCCGGAAGGCGATCCGGCCCGCCACCGCATGGACCTGGCGGAGGAGACCGCCCACCGCTGTTCGGCGATGGTGCGATCTCTGCTGAAGTTCACCCATCAGACCCGCCATGAATTCCTCCCGGTGGATTTGAATGGCCTGGTTCGCAGCACGGCCACCCTGCTTGGCCACCTGCTAGGAGGGCGCATCCAGCTGGAACTGGCGCTGGAGCAGGATCTCGAGCCCATCCAGGGGGATCCCGTGGGATTGGAGCAGGTCATCATGAACCTGGCCATCAATGCTCGGGACGCCATGCCCGGGGGCGGCGTCCTCACCATCAGCACCGGTCGGGGTGTGGAGGGTTCGGTGTGCCTGTCCGTCACCGACACGGGCCTGGGCATTCCGGCAGAGGTTCTGCCTCGTGTCTTCGAGCCCTTCTTCAGCACCAAGGCCGCCGAACAAGGGCATGGCCTCGGCCTTGCGATGGTGTCGGGCATCATCCGGGCACATGCGGGTCGCATCGAGGTGCAGAGCCAGCCAGGGAAAGGCACCGAGTTTCGGGTCTTCCTACCTGAGGGGCACGTTCACGAGGCGAACCAGCCTGCTGCCGAGGTGGCCCTGCAGCAGCCACCTTCATTGCAGGGGCTCCGCATTCTGGTGGTGGAAGACGAGATCCACCTGCGCGAATTGCTCATGGAGATGCTCACGCTGCGTGGTGCCGAGGCCACCCCGGCCCAGGATGGCGTGCAGGGATGGGAGAGGTTCCTCCAGGGCACCTTCGATCTGGTGATCTGTGATCAGCAGATGCCTCGCAGGACGGGGTTGGAGCTTCTCGCCCAATTGCGGGAAGGGAACTCCGAGCTGCCGGTCATCCTCATTTCGGGTCATGGGCTGGAAGGCATCGAGGAGGGCCAGGCCCGGGATGCCCGCTTGCGGATCCTCGCCAAGCCTTACGGCCTCAATCAGCTGTTGGGGCTCATCGGGCAGCTGCTCGGAAACCGGGGAGGCCACCCCGGGGTACCTCCCGGTTAA
- the nadE gene encoding NAD(+) synthase, whose product MRMALLQLNARLGDPEANGRQVEAAYAGAVAEGAELVLAPELAIPGYLLEDRLWEPGMRRRIQAESMRLAALSGRVPLVFGTAHPAPSGRLWNELWWCERGSLRHCARKRVLPSYDVFDEHRYFEPDASPQPLVTFGDHRIGLSICEDLWADPQLGNVPVGYGVDPIADLAAAGATLILNASASPSALGSWLPTGKSAPWAIPSKEAQRRRLLPGLAQKHKVPIAYASRVGAESWLLFDGGSGLALPDGRWQGSEAFEEGTLMVDPAAPGQPWRGVEEGPWLRKALVTGIRDNLAKQGLQALVLGLSGGIDSAVAAALAVEALGPDRVLGAAMPTRFSSGESSALAEEQARHLGMGFLRLDADAPFAGFGAALDQVFPGRAFSLTDENLQSRSRGSLLMALTTEPEIQRRLGTDRVAVLNTGNKSEAATGYFTLYGDGIGAFAPLGDCLKARVYAMARDLGPAVPRGVIERPPTAELRPGQTDEASLLPYAQLDAILSSALEAQRPEEGLADDLALLLEGPALEQARAALPRILGLLRRTEFKRRQLPFAFKVSPKAFGAGRRIPLTAL is encoded by the coding sequence ATGCGAATGGCGCTCCTCCAGCTCAACGCCCGCCTCGGCGATCCCGAGGCCAATGGCCGTCAGGTGGAGGCTGCCTACGCGGGGGCCGTGGCCGAAGGGGCAGAGCTGGTGCTGGCTCCGGAGCTGGCCATCCCGGGCTACCTGCTGGAGGATCGCCTCTGGGAGCCTGGCATGCGGCGCCGCATCCAGGCGGAATCCATGCGGCTGGCAGCGCTGTCAGGCCGGGTGCCGCTGGTGTTCGGCACGGCCCATCCCGCGCCCTCGGGGCGGCTCTGGAACGAGCTGTGGTGGTGTGAGCGAGGCAGCCTTCGCCACTGCGCCCGCAAGCGGGTGCTGCCCAGCTACGACGTGTTCGATGAGCACCGCTACTTCGAGCCCGATGCCTCGCCCCAGCCCCTGGTGACTTTCGGGGATCATCGCATCGGGCTGTCCATCTGCGAGGACCTCTGGGCCGATCCCCAACTGGGCAACGTGCCCGTGGGCTACGGCGTGGATCCCATCGCGGATCTGGCCGCGGCGGGCGCCACGCTGATCCTCAACGCCAGCGCCAGTCCCAGCGCCCTGGGCAGCTGGCTGCCGACCGGCAAGAGCGCCCCTTGGGCCATCCCCTCCAAGGAAGCGCAAAGGCGCCGCTTGCTGCCGGGCCTGGCCCAGAAACACAAAGTGCCCATCGCCTACGCCAGCCGGGTGGGCGCGGAAAGCTGGCTGCTCTTCGATGGCGGCTCGGGGCTGGCCCTGCCCGATGGCCGTTGGCAGGGCAGCGAGGCCTTCGAGGAAGGCACGCTCATGGTGGATCCCGCCGCGCCAGGCCAGCCCTGGCGCGGCGTGGAGGAGGGCCCATGGCTGCGGAAGGCCCTGGTGACGGGCATCCGCGACAATCTGGCGAAGCAGGGGCTGCAGGCCCTGGTGCTGGGCCTGTCCGGTGGCATCGACAGCGCCGTGGCCGCGGCCCTCGCCGTGGAAGCGCTGGGACCGGATCGGGTGCTGGGCGCCGCGATGCCCACGCGCTTCAGCAGCGGTGAAAGCTCGGCGCTGGCCGAGGAGCAGGCGCGGCACCTGGGCATGGGCTTTCTGCGGCTGGATGCAGACGCGCCCTTCGCGGGTTTCGGCGCCGCCCTCGATCAGGTCTTTCCAGGCCGCGCCTTCAGTCTGACGGACGAGAACCTCCAGAGCCGCAGCCGGGGCAGCCTGCTCATGGCGCTCACCACCGAGCCGGAGATCCAGCGGCGCCTCGGCACGGATCGCGTGGCGGTGCTGAACACCGGCAACAAGAGCGAGGCGGCCACGGGCTACTTCACCCTCTATGGCGATGGCATCGGCGCCTTCGCGCCCCTGGGCGACTGCCTCAAGGCGCGGGTCTACGCCATGGCCCGGGATCTGGGCCCCGCCGTGCCGCGTGGTGTGATCGAGCGTCCGCCCACGGCCGAGCTGCGTCCCGGGCAGACTGACGAAGCCAGCCTGCTGCCCTACGCGCAGCTGGATGCCATCTTGAGCTCGGCCCTGGAAGCCCAGCGTCCCGAGGAGGGCCTGGCGGATGACCTCGCCCTGCTGCTGGAGGGTCCGGCCCTGGAGCAGGCGCGGGCCGCTCTGCCGCGCATCCTGGGCCTGCTTCGCCGCACCGAATTCAAGCGGCGCCAACTGCCCTTTGCCTTCAAGGTGAGCCCCAAGGCCTTCGGCGCGGGCCGCCGCATCCCGCTGACGGCCCTATGA
- a CDS encoding PAS domain-containing sensor histidine kinase, with the protein MSPHALAGLALAIPIGAALGGVLLLFFRWARLRRRTPPDPDALVLAAVSGSLRERGELAASLGELRTVHERLLDALPMGLVWVDQRHRLAALNRRGQELLGVTPGVVGLDAAFVLEPFPWLREALDLEPGPARRLEARGRRWRLQRMEAPDRIGALVQFDDVTEAEQEERRLQLRERFAELGEMTAGVAHQLKNGLAVLKGQGQLLKRAGHHDAADTLLEETEGLERLVQRFLQWAKPLDPISEPMRLEDVTAQALNDVKRRPASQGRVLSFEGRGTATGDPLLLHQALVNLLENACQATAAGGRVMVKVADRRLDVLDEGHGLSEDTAIRMLRPFESGRPDGTGLGLPLALKWLNAQGADLRLTPRPEGGTCAEIRW; encoded by the coding sequence ATGAGTCCCCATGCCCTCGCGGGGCTGGCCCTCGCCATTCCCATCGGCGCCGCACTCGGAGGCGTGTTGCTGCTGTTCTTCCGATGGGCGCGGCTGCGGCGGCGGACACCGCCGGATCCCGATGCCCTGGTTTTGGCCGCAGTCTCGGGCAGCCTGCGGGAGCGGGGCGAACTGGCGGCCTCCTTGGGTGAGTTGCGCACGGTGCACGAGCGACTGTTGGATGCGCTGCCCATGGGGCTGGTCTGGGTGGATCAGCGGCACCGCCTGGCGGCCCTGAACCGCCGTGGCCAGGAGTTGCTGGGCGTGACGCCGGGTGTGGTTGGCCTTGATGCCGCCTTCGTGCTGGAGCCCTTCCCCTGGTTGCGAGAGGCGCTTGATCTGGAGCCAGGGCCCGCCCGGCGCCTCGAGGCCCGAGGACGTCGCTGGCGGCTGCAGCGCATGGAGGCGCCGGACCGCATCGGCGCCCTGGTGCAGTTTGACGATGTCACCGAGGCCGAACAGGAGGAGCGGCGGCTTCAATTGCGTGAGCGCTTCGCGGAGCTGGGCGAGATGACCGCCGGGGTGGCCCACCAGCTGAAGAACGGCCTGGCGGTGCTGAAAGGGCAGGGGCAGCTGCTGAAGCGTGCGGGCCACCACGACGCCGCGGACACGCTGCTTGAAGAAACCGAAGGGCTGGAACGGCTGGTGCAGCGGTTCCTCCAGTGGGCCAAACCTCTGGACCCCATTTCCGAACCCATGCGGCTGGAGGATGTGACGGCCCAGGCCCTGAACGACGTGAAGCGCCGCCCCGCCAGCCAGGGCCGAGTGCTTTCCTTCGAAGGGCGGGGCACGGCCACGGGCGATCCTCTGCTGTTGCACCAGGCCCTGGTGAACCTGCTGGAGAACGCCTGCCAGGCCACCGCCGCGGGCGGGCGGGTAATGGTGAAGGTCGCCGACCGCCGCCTAGACGTACTGGACGAAGGGCACGGGCTGTCCGAGGACACGGCCATCCGCATGCTGCGCCCCTTTGAGAGTGGGCGCCCCGACGGCACGGGGCTGGGGCTGCCGCTGGCCCTCAAATGGCTCAATGCCCAGGGCGCCGATCTGCGCCTGACACCCCGTCCCGAAGGGGGCACCTGCGCCGAGATCCGCTGGTAG
- the pap gene encoding polyphosphate:AMP phosphotransferase, giving the protein MFESAELGHKVSKETWDKELPPLREALLDAQFDLASAKFPVVILVAGVDGSGKSETVNALNEWMDPRHIQTHGLDEPSDEERERPHMWRYWRMLPPKGRIGIFDGSWYTWPILERAHGRMKTSDLDQDMARIASFEQMLIHEGALVLKFWMHLSKEVQKKRLKHLEKDPKTRWRVTPRDWKHFEMYDTFRQVAERALRSTSTADSPWIVVEATDPRYQKLTVGKVLLEKLRARLDNPAPKAAPVVSQPPTALDGLNILKALDLTKRMEKKDYEEELLALQGRLNLLTRHRNFKKHSVVLVFEGVDAAGKGGSIRRITQALDARTYRIQPVAAPTEDERAQPYLWRFWRNLPRRGKVQIFDRSWYGRVLVERVEGFCSEADWQRAYSEINEFELQIERSRTILLKFWLSISQEEQLRRFEERQATPFKRFKITEEDWRNREKWPLYEQAICDMIDRTSTEIAPWTLVESENKYYGRIKILRTLVQRLEDEL; this is encoded by the coding sequence ATGTTCGAGTCCGCGGAACTCGGCCACAAGGTCAGCAAGGAGACCTGGGACAAAGAACTGCCCCCGCTGCGGGAGGCGCTGCTGGATGCCCAGTTCGATCTGGCCTCGGCGAAATTCCCCGTGGTGATCTTGGTGGCGGGTGTGGATGGCTCGGGCAAGAGCGAGACCGTGAACGCGCTCAATGAGTGGATGGATCCGCGCCACATCCAGACTCACGGCCTGGATGAGCCCTCGGACGAGGAACGGGAGCGGCCCCACATGTGGCGCTACTGGCGCATGCTGCCACCCAAGGGACGCATCGGCATCTTCGATGGCTCCTGGTACACCTGGCCCATCCTGGAGCGGGCCCATGGCCGCATGAAGACGTCGGATCTGGATCAGGACATGGCCCGCATCGCCAGCTTCGAGCAGATGCTCATCCACGAAGGGGCCCTGGTGCTGAAGTTTTGGATGCACCTCAGCAAGGAGGTCCAGAAGAAACGTCTGAAGCACCTGGAGAAGGACCCCAAGACCCGCTGGCGGGTGACGCCCCGGGACTGGAAGCACTTCGAGATGTACGACACCTTCCGCCAGGTGGCCGAGCGCGCGCTGCGCTCCACCAGCACTGCCGATTCGCCGTGGATCGTGGTCGAGGCCACGGATCCGCGCTACCAGAAGCTCACGGTGGGCAAGGTGCTGCTCGAGAAGCTGCGGGCCCGCCTCGACAATCCCGCGCCCAAGGCTGCCCCGGTGGTCTCCCAACCGCCCACCGCCCTCGACGGGCTCAACATCCTCAAGGCCCTGGATCTCACGAAGCGAATGGAGAAGAAGGACTATGAGGAGGAATTGCTCGCGCTTCAAGGGCGCCTGAACCTGCTGACGCGCCACCGCAACTTCAAGAAGCATTCGGTGGTGCTGGTCTTCGAGGGGGTGGACGCAGCGGGGAAGGGCGGCAGCATCCGGCGCATCACCCAGGCGCTGGACGCCCGCACCTACCGCATCCAGCCCGTGGCCGCCCCGACTGAGGATGAGCGGGCCCAGCCCTACCTCTGGCGCTTCTGGCGGAACCTGCCCCGACGGGGGAAGGTGCAGATCTTCGATCGCAGCTGGTACGGCCGGGTGCTGGTGGAGCGCGTGGAGGGCTTCTGTTCCGAGGCCGACTGGCAGCGGGCCTACAGCGAGATCAACGAGTTCGAACTGCAGATCGAGCGCAGCCGCACCATCCTCCTCAAGTTCTGGCTGTCCATCAGCCAGGAGGAGCAGCTGCGCCGCTTCGAGGAGCGCCAGGCCACACCCTTCAAGCGCTTCAAGATCACCGAGGAGGACTGGCGCAACCGCGAGAAATGGCCCCTCTACGAGCAGGCCATCTGCGACATGATCGACCGCACCAGCACCGAGATCGCCCCCTGGACACTGGTGGAGAGCGAGAACAAGTACTACGGCCGCATCAAGATTTTGCGGACCCTCGTGCAGCGGCTGGAAGACGAGTTATGA
- a CDS encoding NAD(P)/FAD-dependent oxidoreductase — MRYLLSNLPLNLGEEALDLAKPLAHVLGGSSKEYQAVTLERRSLDARHKGAIRFLTALSFETDRALELGPLPGGLKLDLAPDLAPYAVAPPPRRPRVVVVGSGPAGTFCALRLLDYGIEPIVLERGPAMGERVQAIAGLWKEAVLDPEANAQFGEGGAGTFSDGKLTTRIGHPATRYVLEAFVRFGANPRILYLAKPHVGTDVIRRCAVLIRKEAEARGARYRFRSRLADLRFDAQGRVRAAVLADGEEILCEALVLAPGHSARDTFEMLHGHGVAMRQKPFAMGVRVEHPQDLIDRAQYGPSAGHPSLPAADYKLVCNFGLNRAAYSFCMCPGGEVIQCSSEEGGVVVNGMSNEKRNSGFANSGLVAKVNTADFGSDHLLGGMYFQRKWEQAAFRAAGETYGAPAMAVQDFLKGRATGKLPGTSFKPFAVAADLSTCLPNFVREQLAGALPSFDKKIHGFASREAILLAIESRTSSPIQLLRGEDGQSMSHPGLYPCGEGAGFAGGITSAAVDGIRVAEWIAQSAGAPVFQPFEKQVRAGDLANEY, encoded by the coding sequence ATGCGCTACCTGCTTTCCAACCTGCCGCTGAACCTGGGCGAGGAGGCGCTGGATCTGGCCAAGCCTCTGGCGCACGTCCTGGGTGGCTCGTCGAAGGAATACCAGGCGGTCACCCTGGAGCGGCGCAGCCTGGATGCCCGCCACAAGGGCGCCATCCGCTTCCTGACAGCCCTCAGCTTTGAGACAGATCGAGCCCTGGAATTGGGGCCCCTGCCGGGTGGACTCAAGCTGGACCTGGCGCCAGACTTGGCGCCTTACGCCGTGGCGCCGCCGCCGCGCCGTCCGCGCGTCGTGGTGGTGGGCAGCGGACCCGCGGGCACCTTCTGCGCCCTGCGCCTGCTGGATTACGGCATCGAACCCATCGTGCTGGAACGGGGGCCCGCCATGGGCGAGCGCGTGCAGGCCATCGCCGGATTGTGGAAGGAGGCGGTGCTCGACCCCGAAGCCAATGCCCAGTTCGGCGAGGGCGGCGCAGGCACCTTCAGCGACGGCAAGCTCACCACGCGCATCGGCCATCCCGCCACACGCTACGTGCTGGAGGCCTTCGTGCGCTTCGGTGCGAATCCGAGGATCCTCTACCTGGCCAAGCCCCATGTGGGCACTGACGTGATCCGCCGCTGCGCGGTGCTCATCCGCAAGGAGGCCGAGGCTCGGGGCGCCCGCTACCGCTTCCGCTCGCGGCTGGCGGATCTGCGCTTCGACGCGCAGGGCCGGGTGCGCGCTGCGGTGCTGGCCGATGGTGAGGAGATCCTCTGCGAGGCTCTGGTGTTGGCTCCGGGTCACAGCGCCCGCGACACCTTCGAGATGCTTCACGGCCACGGCGTGGCCATGCGGCAGAAACCCTTCGCCATGGGCGTGCGCGTGGAGCATCCGCAGGATCTCATTGACCGCGCCCAGTACGGTCCGAGTGCAGGCCATCCCTCACTGCCCGCCGCCGACTACAAACTGGTTTGCAACTTCGGCCTGAACCGGGCCGCCTACAGCTTCTGCATGTGCCCCGGCGGCGAGGTGATCCAGTGCAGCAGCGAGGAAGGCGGCGTGGTCGTCAACGGCATGAGCAACGAGAAGCGCAATTCGGGCTTTGCCAATTCGGGCCTGGTGGCCAAGGTGAACACCGCCGATTTTGGCAGTGACCACCTATTGGGCGGCATGTATTTCCAGCGCAAGTGGGAGCAGGCCGCCTTCCGCGCTGCTGGCGAGACCTATGGCGCACCCGCCATGGCCGTGCAGGATTTTTTGAAGGGACGGGCCACGGGGAAGCTGCCCGGGACGAGCTTCAAGCCTTTCGCCGTGGCGGCGGATTTAAGCACCTGTCTGCCGAACTTCGTGCGTGAACAACTGGCCGGAGCGCTGCCTTCTTTCGACAAGAAGATCCACGGCTTCGCCAGCCGAGAGGCCATTCTGCTGGCCATCGAAAGCCGCACCAGCAGCCCCATCCAACTACTCAGGGGTGAGGATGGACAGTCCATGTCGCACCCAGGGCTCTACCCCTGCGGCGAAGGCGCGGGTTTCGCCGGAGGCATCACCTCGGCAGCCGTGGATGGCATCCGCGTGGCCGAGTGGATCGCCCAGTCGGCTGGGGCGCCAGTGTTCCAGCCCTTTGAAAAGCAGGTGCGGGCAGGGGATCTGGCCAACGAATACTGA
- a CDS encoding pyruvate, water dikinase regulatory protein, which translates to MDRQPIYIVSGGSGETAHRMVQAALTQFALGEGSALVRRFQNVRSHEDLDRVLEMASEKRAVIIHTTVSREMRDYLDKRCSELRLTQVDLFGNLLDTLALYLRERPEERPGSFHAVGDKYFRRIEAIEFALKYDDGIDMGGLAEADIVLVGISRTSKTPLSMYLAMEGFKVMNVPLVPGVPLPPELATIPQGRIVGLTIQADRLQEIRAYRLKRLGATGSADSYSDMGRILDELAYADEIYKHHRRWPVLDVTGRSIEETAGLVLDRVFGKERAV; encoded by the coding sequence ATGGACCGACAGCCCATCTACATCGTCTCCGGCGGATCCGGCGAAACCGCCCACCGCATGGTGCAGGCGGCGCTCACGCAGTTCGCCCTGGGCGAGGGCTCGGCCCTGGTGCGCCGCTTCCAGAATGTGCGGTCCCACGAGGACCTCGACCGCGTCCTGGAGATGGCTTCGGAAAAGCGCGCGGTCATCATCCACACCACCGTCTCGCGGGAGATGCGGGACTACCTGGACAAGCGCTGCTCCGAACTGCGGCTCACTCAGGTGGATCTCTTCGGCAACCTGCTCGACACCCTGGCCCTCTACCTCCGCGAGCGGCCCGAAGAGCGACCTGGCAGCTTCCATGCCGTGGGAGACAAGTACTTCCGCCGCATCGAGGCCATCGAGTTCGCCCTGAAGTATGACGATGGCATCGACATGGGTGGCCTGGCCGAGGCCGACATCGTGCTGGTGGGCATCAGCCGCACCAGCAAGACGCCTCTCTCCATGTACCTCGCCATGGAGGGCTTCAAGGTCATGAACGTGCCGCTGGTGCCGGGTGTGCCCCTGCCGCCAGAGCTGGCCACCATCCCCCAGGGCCGCATCGTGGGGCTCACCATCCAGGCGGACCGCCTGCAGGAGATCCGCGCCTACCGCTTGAAGCGCCTGGGCGCCACCGGGAGCGCGGACAGCTACAGCGACATGGGCCGCATCCTCGACGAACTGGCCTACGCCGACGAGATCTACAAGCACCACCGTCGCTGGCCCGTGCTGGATGTCACCGGCCGCAGCATCGAGGAAACCGCCGGCCTGGTGCTGGATCGCGTCTTCGGCAAGGAGCGCGCGGTCTGA